The Stenotrophomonas sp. BIO128-Bstrain region GATCAGCCGCGGTTGCCGCGGCGCGACGGCACCAGCGCGAAGGTATCCACGGCCAGCTTCTCGGCGTGGTTCAACCAGGCGCGCACTTCCAGATCATCCACCTCGTGGTCCAGGCCGAAGCTCAGGTTGATGCGGCCTTCGGCATCGGGCTGCACCCACTGCTGGGCCACCACCACCTTGCGCTGCGAGGAGACGGCTTCGATCCAGAATCCACGGTCCGGCGACTGCTTGGTCACCAGCTGCACCATGTACTGGCCGGCGCGGGTGCGGCGGCCCTTCTGCGTGATCATGTGCGCCTGGCGGATGCTCGGGCGCGGGCCGTTGAACGGGTCCAGCGGGCCATCCACCGCCACGCCACCGCGCAGCTGGTCATCACGGAAGAGCTTGATGCCCTTGTCCTGGTTGACCAGCATCGCGCACCAGTCGCCATCGGCCGAGCCATCCTCGAACGCAGTGCAGCGATCCACGTAGGCCAGGGTATTGGACGGGTCGGCCAGATCGAACTGCTTGGACGTGTTCTCCAGATACACCGACTTCAGATCCCAATGCTTGTCGTACTCCAGCAGCACTGGGGGCTGCACGTGCTGCAGGCCGATCACCACCTGGTTGTCGTCATCGATGCGCAGCTGGCGGGTCTTGTCGCCCAGCCACAGCGAGCGCGAGAACGCGAGGTAGCGCGGGTAGTCCTTGCCGTTGTCGCGGAACACCGCGGCGCTGGCACTGTCCGAACGCTCCGGATGCAGCAGCGAGCGGCCGAAGCCGATCGAATCGATGGCCGGGTCGATCAGGCTCAGCAGCGTGGCGCCCGAGTCCAGCGTCGAGCCGGCCGGCGCGGTCAGCTGGCGCGGAGCGATGTCCTTGCCCAGGAACAGCAACAGATTCTCGCGATCCTGCTTGGCCAGGATGTGGCTGAGATCGTTGGGCATGGCCAGGTGATCGGAGGCGATCACGATCAACGTGTCTTCGCCGTACGGACTGGCCTGGATACGATCGACCAGTTTGGCGATCAGCCCGTCGGTGCACTTGAGTGCGTTGAGCATGCCGATGTTGCCGTGCTCGCTCTGGTAACGGGTGCCTTTGCAGGCCACGGGCAGGTGACCTGCGGGATGATGGGTGTCCATGGTCAGCGTGGTGAGCATGAACGGGTCGCCCTTGCGCGAGAGCTGCACGAAGCGGTCGTACGCCTTGTCCAGCAGCACGTCATCATGCACGCCCCACGGCGAGAAATGCGCGCGCGTGATCTTCTGCGTCTTGAACCAGGCCAGATCATCGACGGTATCGAAGCCGTGCGTGGCCAGGAACTGGCCCTTGCCCGCGAACTGGCCGTTGGCGCCGCCCAGATAGTGGTTGGTGTAGCCCTGCTGCTTGAGGTAGTCGCCCAGGCAGACCGCTTCGGGCAGGAAGCTGCCCATGCGCCCCATGCTGTTCTCATCTTCCTTGGCGGTGGTCAACGGCACGCCGCACATCGAGGAGACCAGGCCGGCGATGGTCCAGCCACCGCCTTCGGCCGAGACCAGCCCACGCACGTCCAGCGACTGCGCGGCCAGCCGGTTGATGTTGGGCATCAGGTCGGGGAAGGTGGTTTCATTGAGATAGGTGCGCTCCAGGCTTTCGCCGTAGATCCACACGATGTTGCGCGGCTTGGTCAGCGGCTGCTGCGGCACGCGGTACTCGGCCTTGACCATGCTGTAGTCGACCGGGCGCATCTGCTGGTACAGGCGCTGGCCATCGCTGTACAGCGGGCTGACCACGATCGCGACGAACCACATCGCCAGGAAGCCGGCGAAGACTGCCTTGCCGTGTGCGGGGCGGTGCCGGCGACGCAGGCGTGCCAGCAGCAAGGGGGTGAGCGAGACCAGCGCCAGTGCGATGAAGCCGGCGATGTAGTGCTTGAAGTCGGCGATGCCGGCGCCTTCCATGTCTGCGCCAAGGTGGTACAGGGTGGCAGCATTGAGGCCATCACCTGACAACTTGTTGATCAACCACCACGCACTGAGGGTCAGCAGCAGCAATGACATCAGGCTTGCCTTCCACCACACCCACTTGTCAGATGCGAGGAACAGCCAGGTGAGCAGCAACAGTGACAGCAGCAGAATCCAGAGCATAAGCACTTTTGGCAGTGGAGACAGGTGGTGATGGACGTCATGACGACGTATGTCCCATCCGACCGGCTGTCCCAGCCACACATGCATGACAAGCCGATGACCCGATCATGCCTGCACGAACCTGACTGAAATGTTTGTTGAAAACGACAGCGGTATTCACGCATCGCATTGCGAGATGCGACGTAAAACAGGCGTGAAGACGTACGCATGATGCTGCATTGCATCGCGCGTTCCGCGGTGTGTTTTACCGGTTGTCTGAATGCGTGACGCGCGTGGTGAGCGCGTCAACGATGCCCGCGTTCTTCCTTGGAGCGCGCACGACGATCGAAGATCAGCGCACTGAGGATGATGCCCAATCCGAGGAAGACACCGATCAACATCAAGGTGAACGCGATGGCGGGATAGCCGAACAGATGCCATCCGGTATCGACCTTCATCATCATCGCGGCGGCCAGTATCAGCGCCGCGGTGACGATGCCGGCAGAGACGCGGTTGGCGATCTTCTGCAGGTTCTCCATCAGGCGGGATTCTTCCAGCCCGGTGACCTTCATCTGCAGGCGGTTCTCGGCCAACAGCGCGAGGATGTCGGTCATCTTGCGTGGCCCGTCGCGCAGCAACTGCTGCATCTCCATCGCCTCGCTGGCGAGGTTGGCGGCCGACAGCGATTTCTTCAGGCGCGCGCGCATCACGTGCTGCAGCTGTTTCTCCACGATGCGCCGGGTATCCAGGTCCGGCGACAGCAGCCGGCACACGGTTTCCAGATTCAACAGTGCCTTGCCCAGCAGGCTCAGCTCCGGCGGGGTGCGCAGGCCGCTGGCGGTGGCAATGCGCACCAGGTCCAGCACCACGCGGCCTTCGGAGAAGCTGCTGTTGGCGGCATAGCGCGCGATGATCTGCCCGGTCTCGCGCAGATAGCGTTCTTCGTCGAAGAACTCCAGCCGCGTGCTGATGCCGATGATTTCATCGGCGACTTCCTCACCGCGCCCATCCACCGCGGCGAACAACAGTTTGAGCAGGCGCTCGCGCAGGCGCGGCGGCATGTGCGCGACCATGCCCAGGTCGAAGATCGCCAGGCGACCGGCCGGGGTGACGCGCAGATTGCCGGGATGCGGATCGGCGTGGATCTCGCCATGCACGAAGATCTGGTCGACATAGCCGCGGATCAGCGCGGCAGCGAGCGGAGCCATCGGCTGCTCGGTACGGCGCACATCGGGGATCATGTCCACGCGCACGCCCTGCGCCAGCTCCATGGTCAGCACGCGGTGGCTGCAGTAGTCCCAGATCGGCTGTGGCACCCACAGCGGCTTGAACGGCTTGAGATGCTGGCCGAAGCGCTGCAGGTTCTCGGCCTCGGCCTGGTAGTCCAGCTCCTGCATCAGGGTCTTGGCGAATTCATTGAGCCAGTCGCGCAGGCGCACGCGGCGTCCGACCTGGGTGAGATGGTCGGCGGCCAGCGCAAAGCTGCGCAGCACGTCCAGATCCGAGCGCAGCTGGGCGGCGACCTCCGGCTTCTGCACCTTGACCGCCACCTGGCGGCCATCGTGAAGCTCGGCGCGGTGCACCTGGGCGATCGAGGCGCAGCCCAGTGGCACCGGGTCGAAGCTGGCAAACAGCTTGGACACCGACGCGCCCAGTTCCTTTTCGATGATCGCCGCGACGCGCTCGACCGGGATCGGCGCAACGTTCTCCTGCATGCGCTCCAGGGCCGTGGCGAACTCCACCGGCACCATGTCCGGGCGGGTGGAGAGCATCTGGCCCAGCTTGACGAAGGTCGGCCCCAGCGATTCCAGGTCGGTGACGAACTGTTCCGGGTTGCCTTCCGGTGGCACATCGTGGACCGCGCCTGCGTCCAGGTTCATGCCGGAAAATACGCCGGAATTACGGTAGCGCAACAGCAGGCGCAGGATCTGGCTGCGGCGGTTCATGCCCTTGACCAGCGACGGCGAACCGGGAAGGACGGGCGTGGTGTTCAAGCAGGACTCCGGGGCGACGATCACCGGCAGTGTGGCCGGGCCGCAGTGGTGGACTGGTGAATCCGCTCCGGCTACCGCGACAGGGGTCGGATCGGTCAGAATCGGCGCTCCCGCTTCCTCCTTTGGATCCACCATGGCCGGTGCCAGTCTGTTCGCGTTGCTCGATGACATTGCGTCCCTGCTGGACGATGTGTCGGTGCTGACCAAGGTCGCGGCCAAGAAAACCGCCGGCGTGCTCGGCGACGACCTCGCGCTGAACGCCCAGCAGGTGACCGGGGTCAGTGCCAACCGCGAGCTGCCGGTGGTCTGGGCCGTCGCCAAGGGCTCGCTGGTGAACAAGGCGATCCTGGTGCCGGCCGCGCTGGCGATCAGCGCCTGGCTGCCCTGGGCGATCACCCCGCTGATGATGATCGGCGGCGCGTTCCTCTGCTACGAGGGCGTGGAGAAGCTGGCGCACCGCTTCCTGCATTCGCGCGACGAGGATGAGCAGCGCAAGGCCGAGCGGGCCAAGGCCCTGGCCGACGAGAAGGTGGACATGGTCGCGTGGGAGAAGGACAAGGTGAAGGGCGCGATCCGCACCGATTTCATTCTGTCGGCGGAGATCATCGTACTGTCGCTGGGCGTGGTCTCCAGTGCACCGTTCCTCAACCAGGTCAGCGCGCTGGTGGTGATCGCCCTGGCGATGACGGTGTTCGTCTACGGTCTGGTCGCCGGCATCGTCAAGCTGGACGACCTGGGCCTGTACCTGTCGCGCAAGGGCGCGGCGCTGGCCGCAGTGGGCCGGGGCCTGCTGGTGGCTGCACCGTGGCTGATGAAGTTCCTCTCGGTGGCCGGCACCGCGGCGATGTTCCTGGTCGGCGGCGGCATTCTGGTGCACAGCATCGAACCGCTGCACCACGCCATCCTGGAGATGGGCGGTGACGGCAGCTGGGGCTGGTTGATCAATGCGCTGGGCAACGTGATCGTCGGCGTGGTGATCGGTGCGGTGGTGCTGGCAGCGGTGACCGGGTTCCAGAAGCTGCGCGGGTCCAAGCCCGCGCACTGACGGCCGGCCGGTTCAGGTCGGCGTCCAGCCGCTCAGGGCGTCCAGCTCGGCGCGGGCGCGGGCCAGCCGGCGCCCGGACAGCGCGTCGATTGCGCGCTGCAGCCACGGCGACGCCGGTGCGTGCTGCACCCAGCGGCGGGCAAGGAGCACCGCGGCCAGCATGGCCAGCGCCCCCGCCGCCAGCGAGGCCAGCAGCCACGGTGCGGCCAAGGCCCCCAGGTCCACCCCCCAGGCCTGCCAGGCCACCAGGACCGGCACCGCCAGCCACAGCCAGCACCACGGCAGGCCGAGCAGCAGCTCGGTCAATGCGGTGTGCCGGGCAAGCGCGGCCAGCTGCTGCGATTGCTCCACCACCGTGTGTGTCGGCTCCAGCTGCCGGCGGCGATGCAGGCGGGTGATGCTGGCGATGATCACCGCGATGCAATAGGCGTGCAGCGCCATCGCGCTGAGCATCACCGCCAGCGGCGGTTGCTGCCACCACTGGCTCCCGCAGTACACCGCCAATGCCAGCCAGGCCACCAGCTGCAGCCCCTGCCAGAGGCTGAAGAGCCCGAGTTGGCGCTGCACCGCCCGGTGCCGATGGCTGCGCCACGCCTCCAGCGCGAAGGTCTCCTGCGCATCCGCGTGCTGGCTGGTGCTGTTCCACAGCTGCTTGAGGTCATCCGGTTGCATGGCGGGGTTCTCAGTCGGTGGGGTTCAGGCGCGTGCGCAGCTGCTGGCGCAGGCGGTGCAGGCGGGTAGAGACATTGGCGACGCTGATGCCCAGCACTTCGGCGATCTGCCGATGGTCGTGATCGTCCAGGTGCAGCAGCATCAGCGCACGATCCAGCGGCGGCAGCGCGTGGATGGCGACCTCCAGTTGGTGCAGCGCGTGACGCTGCTCGGGCGGCGCGCTTTCGTCGGCGGCGGGCAGGTCGTCGTCCAGCGCGGCGTGGTGGCGCTGCCGATGCTGCTGCCGGCGCCATTGCGAGATCGCCACGTTGAGCGCCACCCGGTACAGCCAGGTCGAGAAACGCGCCCGCGCCGGGTCGAACGCCTCGAAGGCCGCCCAGGCCTGCACGCTGATCTCCTGGACCAGATCGAGCCGGTCCTCGTGCTGCGGGCAATAGCCGCGCGCCACCTTCAGCACGATGCCGCGGTGCTGCTCCAGCAGCGCGGCGAAGCGCGGGCGCAGATCGGTGTCGGTGGCGGGCAGTGTCATGTCCATACCCGGATGATTCGCGCCGCTGCGCCGAATATCACAGGCGCAGGCTCAGCGCGGCGGCTCGGCCGCCAGTACCCGGTTCTTGCCGACCCGCTTGGCCGCATACAGCGACGCATCGGCGCGCCGCAGCAGCGCCTCGGCCGGCTCGCCCGGCTGCCACTGCGCCAGCCCGGCACTGAAATGCACCGGCACGCGCTGTTCGTCCAGCGGCAGCGGCCGCTGTGCCAACGAGCGCTGCAGCCGCAGCAGGGTGGACATGCTGTCGGCCGCCGGGGTTTCCGGCAGCAGCAGGACGAACTCGTCGCCACCGAGCCGGGCGATGGCATCGCTGCTGCGCAGGTGCAGCTGGCAGACGCTCACCAGGTGGCGGAGTACCGCATCGCCACCGGCATGGCCGTGCAGGGTGTTGGTCTGGTGGAAATCGTCCAGGTCGAGCAGCGCCAGCGCCAGTGGATGGCCGTGGCGTGCGGCGCGCGCCAGCTCGCGCTCCAGCAGCTCGTCCAGACCGCGCCGGTTGAGCGCGCCAGTCAGCGGGTCGGTACGGATCAAGCCGGACACCTCGCGCAGCTCCTGCTCCAGTTCGGCGATGCGCTGTTCGGCCTGTTCCACTTCGCGGCGTGCATTGCCCAGGTGGTCGCGCGCCTGCAGCGCCTGGTCCTGCACGCGCCCGGTGTCCTGCAGCACATCCTGCAGCAGCTGGTTGAGGTCGGCGATGCTGCGCGCTTCCTTCAGGGCCAGCGCGTAGCTGCTGATCCGGTCGTGGTACTCGCCGGTGCTCACCGCCATGCCGTCCAGGCGCTCGATGAAGCCACCCATGACGTTCTTCATCGCCGCCTTGGATTCGACGATGCCCTGCTTGAGCAGCCCCTGCTTGTAGATCACCTCGCGCAGGTTGGCGCGCGCCTGTTCGACCGAATCGCGATCCAGCGGGCCGCCAATCAGTGAGCGCACCGCGTGGACCTGGCCGTGCAGCCAGCTGCTGTCATCCAGCAGCTCGCTGATGTTGTCCAACAGCAGATCGAACAGACTCAGCAGCAGCTCCTGCTGCTCCTGCCAGCCGTCGCTGCGCACGCCGATCTGGTGCGAGAGCTCGCGCAGCCGCTGTTCGATCGGCTGCAGCGGCTGGCCAGGATGCCAGTGGCGCAGTTCACCGGCCAGCTGCACCGGCTCCTCGCGCAGCTCGGGCATGTTCTGCAGCAGGCTGGCCACGGTCACCCCGACGGTGTGCCGCAGCAGCTCGCGCAGGCGCAGGCTGTCAGGCTGGCCGTCGGGCGTTTCCTGCTCGATGGTGCGGATGTACTTGTCGATCAGCTGGCGCATCGCGCGGCCATAGCTCACCCAGTCCGCGCTGCGCTGCGCCGACTGCAGGCGCAGGCCCATGTCGCCCAGCTCGCCGGGCAGGGTGGACATGCCATTGGCGAACGCGGCCAGCAGCGGCTCGGGCGCATCGATGCCGGCGAACAGCCGCTGCAGCATCGCGCTGCTGCCGCCTTTGGGCCCGGGCGCCGGCTCGCTGGCGGTCTCCACCCCGGTGCCCACGCTCTGTCGCCGCGACAGCAGCCGCCCGACGGCGGTGCCGGGGCGGGGGGAAGCGTCGTGCGGGTCCGTCATGCGGCAGGTCCTTGGCAGTGACCGGCGAGGGGCGCCGGGGCGAGGGGAGGTGGCAACAGTATCGGCGCGCGGCACGCCGGCTTGAACGCGGGGCCCGCTACGCCCGATATGCCACGATGGTAGGCAATCTGACCGCAGGAGCGTGCGATGAAGGTGATGCTGGTAGGCGCGACCGGACTGGTCGGGGGCCATGTGCTGCGGCAACTGCTGGATGACCCGCGTTGCGATGCGGTGATCGCCCCGACCCGCCGCGCGCTGAAGACCACGGATGCAGCGCTGCTCAACCCGGTGGTGGACTTCGCGCAGCTGCCGGCCGGGGCCGACTGGTGGGCGGTGGATGCCGTGATCTGTGCGCTTGGCACCACGATCAAGCAGGCCGGCAGCAAGGAGGCCTTCGCACGGGTCGACCATGATTTCCCGCTGGCCGTGGCGCGGCTCGCGCGTGCCCACGGTGCGCATGCCTTCGCATTGAACTCGGCGATGGGCGCCGACCCGGGCTCGCGGATCTTCTATAACCAGGTCAAAGGACGGTTGGAGCAGGACCTGCGGGCGCTGGGCTACCCCTCGCTGACCCTGGTCCGGCCCGGGCTGATCTGCGGTGAGCGTGCCGAACGGCGTACCGGCGAGCATCTGGCCAGCGTGGTGCTCGGCGTGCTCGGCCCGGTGCTGCCGCGCGCCTGGCGGATCAATCCGGCCGGGAACATCGCCGCCGCGCTGGTCGAGGCGGCGTTGGTGCCCACGCCCGGCGTCAGGATCGTGGGTTCGGCCGACCTGGCGGAGCGGTGAGCCGCTGACGGCCGGATGCGCGGCGACCCGGTCACTGCGCTACCCTTTCAGCCCCTTTAGCGGTCCCTGCCATGTCCGTCGACAAGAACCAACGCGATCTCGAAGCTGGTATCCACACCGATCTGGAGGGGCGGCTGACCTACGGCGGCTACCTGCGCCTGGATCAGCTGCTGTCGGCCCAGCAGCCGCTGTCCAACCCGCCGCACCATGACGAAATGCTGTTCATCATCCAGCACCAGACTTCGGAGCTGTGGCTGAAGCTGCTGGCGCACGAACTGCGCGCGGCGATCGGGTTCCTGCAGCGCGACGAGGTCTGGCAGTGCCGCAAGGTGCTGGCGCGCAGCAAGCAGGTGCTGCGCCAGCTCACCGAGCAGTGGTCGGTGCTGGAAACGCTGACGCCTTCGGAGTACATGGGCTTCCGCGATGTGCTGGGCCCGTCCTCGGGCTTCCAGTCGCTGCAGTACCGTTACATCGAGTTCCTGCTGGGCAACAAGAACGCGCAGATGCTGCAGGTGTTCTCGCACGACCCGGCCGGCCAGGCCCAGCTGCAGGAGGTGCTTGATGCCCCCAGCCTGTATGAGGAGTTCCTGCGCTACCTGGCCCGCTTCGGCCACCCGGTCCCGGCCGGCTACCAGGGCCGCGACTGGCAGCAGCCGCACGTGGCCGACGACGCCCTGCACCCGGTGTTCGAGCGGATCTACCAGAATACCGACCGCTTCTGGCGGGAGTATTCGCTGTGCGAGGACCTGGTCGATCTGGAGACCGCCTTCCAGCTGTGGCGCTTCCGCCACATGCGCACAGTGATGCGGGTGATCGGGTTCAAGCGCGGCACCGGCGGGTCCAGCGGGGTCGGCTTCCTGCGCCAGGCGCTGGAGCTGACCTTCTTCCCGGAGCTGTTCCAGGTGCGCACCACGATCCGCAACGACGACCCGATGCCGCCGGACGCCTGATCGGGCATCGGCCGCAATAAGCCTATTCATATTTACCTGCCCCATCCGCCGTAGGGTGCGGCAGGCCCCGCCGTTGCTGCGCTGCCGGTCTCTGGCCGGAAGTTGCAGATGCAAGTTCAGCGACCATGCTGCCAGCGGTACACATCAGCGTGTATTTGACGTGAACGTGGTTGGTCTGGGATTCTCCCGCGCTGCTTTCGCACATCGGACGTGCATGTCTTCCACCGAACCCAGGAATCCCGCATGAGCGTAGACGCCGCCGCGAAATCCGTTCCCGATCCGGCGCTGCCGGAGTTCAAGACCACGCTGGGCCATCCGCGCCCGTTGTGGATGCTGTTCATGACCGAATTCTGGGAACGCTTCGCGTTCTACGGGATCCGCTGGGCCCTGGTGCTGTACATCGTCGCGCAGTTCTTCGACGGTGATTCGGCCGGCCAGGCCGCGGCCAGCCGGACCTACGGCGCCTACCTGGCGCTGGTCTACGCCGCCGCCATCTTCGGTGGCTACGTCGCCGACCGGGTGCTGGGCTACCAG contains the following coding sequences:
- a CDS encoding tryptophan 2,3-dioxygenase family protein, with amino-acid sequence MSVDKNQRDLEAGIHTDLEGRLTYGGYLRLDQLLSAQQPLSNPPHHDEMLFIIQHQTSELWLKLLAHELRAAIGFLQRDEVWQCRKVLARSKQVLRQLTEQWSVLETLTPSEYMGFRDVLGPSSGFQSLQYRYIEFLLGNKNAQMLQVFSHDPAGQAQLQEVLDAPSLYEEFLRYLARFGHPVPAGYQGRDWQQPHVADDALHPVFERIYQNTDRFWREYSLCEDLVDLETAFQLWRFRHMRTVMRVIGFKRGTGGSSGVGFLRQALELTFFPELFQVRTTIRNDDPMPPDA
- a CDS encoding GGDEF domain-containing protein, yielding MTDPHDASPRPGTAVGRLLSRRQSVGTGVETASEPAPGPKGGSSAMLQRLFAGIDAPEPLLAAFANGMSTLPGELGDMGLRLQSAQRSADWVSYGRAMRQLIDKYIRTIEQETPDGQPDSLRLRELLRHTVGVTVASLLQNMPELREEPVQLAGELRHWHPGQPLQPIEQRLRELSHQIGVRSDGWQEQQELLLSLFDLLLDNISELLDDSSWLHGQVHAVRSLIGGPLDRDSVEQARANLREVIYKQGLLKQGIVESKAAMKNVMGGFIERLDGMAVSTGEYHDRISSYALALKEARSIADLNQLLQDVLQDTGRVQDQALQARDHLGNARREVEQAEQRIAELEQELREVSGLIRTDPLTGALNRRGLDELLERELARAARHGHPLALALLDLDDFHQTNTLHGHAGGDAVLRHLVSVCQLHLRSSDAIARLGGDEFVLLLPETPAADSMSTLLRLQRSLAQRPLPLDEQRVPVHFSAGLAQWQPGEPAEALLRRADASLYAAKRVGKNRVLAAEPPR
- a CDS encoding phosphoglycerol transferase I encodes the protein MLWILLLSLLLLTWLFLASDKWVWWKASLMSLLLLTLSAWWLINKLSGDGLNAATLYHLGADMEGAGIADFKHYIAGFIALALVSLTPLLLARLRRRHRPAHGKAVFAGFLAMWFVAIVVSPLYSDGQRLYQQMRPVDYSMVKAEYRVPQQPLTKPRNIVWIYGESLERTYLNETTFPDLMPNINRLAAQSLDVRGLVSAEGGGWTIAGLVSSMCGVPLTTAKEDENSMGRMGSFLPEAVCLGDYLKQQGYTNHYLGGANGQFAGKGQFLATHGFDTVDDLAWFKTQKITRAHFSPWGVHDDVLLDKAYDRFVQLSRKGDPFMLTTLTMDTHHPAGHLPVACKGTRYQSEHGNIGMLNALKCTDGLIAKLVDRIQASPYGEDTLIVIASDHLAMPNDLSHILAKQDRENLLLFLGKDIAPRQLTAPAGSTLDSGATLLSLIDPAIDSIGFGRSLLHPERSDSASAAVFRDNGKDYPRYLAFSRSLWLGDKTRQLRIDDDNQVVIGLQHVQPPVLLEYDKHWDLKSVYLENTSKQFDLADPSNTLAYVDRCTAFEDGSADGDWCAMLVNQDKGIKLFRDDQLRGGVAVDGPLDPFNGPRPSIRQAHMITQKGRRTRAGQYMVQLVTKQSPDRGFWIEAVSSQRKVVVAQQWVQPDAEGRINLSFGLDHEVDDLEVRAWLNHAEKLAVDTFALVPSRRGNRG
- a CDS encoding sigma-70 family RNA polymerase sigma factor, encoding MPATDTDLRPRFAALLEQHRGIVLKVARGYCPQHEDRLDLVQEISVQAWAAFEAFDPARARFSTWLYRVALNVAISQWRRQQHRQRHHAALDDDLPAADESAPPEQRHALHQLEVAIHALPPLDRALMLLHLDDHDHRQIAEVLGISVANVSTRLHRLRQQLRTRLNPTD
- a CDS encoding DUF808 domain-containing protein, which codes for MAGASLFALLDDIASLLDDVSVLTKVAAKKTAGVLGDDLALNAQQVTGVSANRELPVVWAVAKGSLVNKAILVPAALAISAWLPWAITPLMMIGGAFLCYEGVEKLAHRFLHSRDEDEQRKAERAKALADEKVDMVAWEKDKVKGAIRTDFILSAEIIVLSLGVVSSAPFLNQVSALVVIALAMTVFVYGLVAGIVKLDDLGLYLSRKGAALAAVGRGLLVAAPWLMKFLSVAGTAAMFLVGGGILVHSIEPLHHAILEMGGDGSWGWLINALGNVIVGVVIGAVVLAAVTGFQKLRGSKPAH
- a CDS encoding NAD-dependent dehydratase — translated: MKVMLVGATGLVGGHVLRQLLDDPRCDAVIAPTRRALKTTDAALLNPVVDFAQLPAGADWWAVDAVICALGTTIKQAGSKEAFARVDHDFPLAVARLARAHGAHAFALNSAMGADPGSRIFYNQVKGRLEQDLRALGYPSLTLVRPGLICGERAERRTGEHLASVVLGVLGPVLPRAWRINPAGNIAAALVEAALVPTPGVRIVGSADLAER